The nucleotide sequence ATGTGGCGGCAATGCTGAACCCATAAAAGAGGGATAAAATGGGAATCTACAAATACATAAGAGATGCATGGAAAAGACCAAAAGAGAGCTACGTTAGACAGTTGTTATGGGAGAGGTTACAGCAGTGGAGAAGAGAACCAGCAGTTGTAAGAATTGAAAGGCCAACAAGGTTAGATAGAGCAAGAGCTTTAGGATACAAACCAAAACAAGGAATCATTGTTGTCAGAGTAAGAGTTAGAAGAGGAGGTTTAAGAAAACCAAGACCAAAGAACTCAAAGAAGCCAGCTACATTAGGGGTTAATAAGATAACAATGGGTAAATCAATTCAAAGAATTGCTGAAGAGAGAGCAGCAAGAAGATATCCAAACATGGAAGTTTTAAACAGCTACTGGGTTGGAGAGGATGGAAAACACAAGTGGTATGAGGTCATATTAGTTGACCCATACCACCCAGCTATTAAAGCAGACCCACAACTCAACTGGTTATGCACTGGAAAACACAGAGGAAGAGCATTCAGAGGTTTAACATCAGCTGGTAAGAAAGGTAGAGGATTAAGAAACAAGGGTATTGGAGCTGAGAAAGTTAGACCAAGTATAAGAGCTCATGGAAGAAGAGGTAAGTAAATTAGAAACTTAAGAAAAATTTATATATATCTTTACATTTTCTATCTTCTTAGGGGAAACAACCACTAATTTTTAAACCCCCGACAATATTTGAAAAGACAACAACTATTTTTAAAGGTGGAAAATATGAGTGAGAAAGAGCTGTTAGTGCCATTAGATACATACCTAGCTTCAGGTATCCACATAGGGACTCAGCAAAAAACAAAAGACATGGAGAAATTTATTTACAGAGTAAGAAGCGATGGATTATATGTTTTGGATGTTAGAAAAACAGATGAGAGATTAAGAATAGCTGCCAAATTCTTAGCAAGATATGAACCAGAAGATATATTAGCTGTTTCAAGAAGAATCTACACAATGGGACCATTAGAAGAATTTGGAAAATACACTGGAATTAGAACAATCCCAGGAAGATTTGTCCCTGGAACATTAACAAACCCTGCATATAAGGGCTTTATGGAGCCAGAGGTTGTATTTATCAGCGACCCAAGAGTTGATAGACAGGCATTGAAAGAGGCAACAGAAATTGGAGTCCCTATCATTGGTTTATGTGATACAGAGCACTTGACATCATTCATCGACTTGGTTATACCTACAAACAACAAAGGTAAAAAGGCTGTTGCTTTAATCTACTACTTATTGACAAGAGAATACCTCAAAAACAGAGGAGTTATAACTGACGATACAAAATTACCATTCACATACGAAGAGTTTTTAGAAAAGGCGGCAAATCCAAAATACAGAATAATAATTCAGCCAAAAGACAAGAGAAGAAGAAGGAGAAGAAGAAAATAAAATAAAAAATAAACAAAATACTTAGAGGTTTTTGAAGATGACTGAAAAACTCTACATAGAATGCGAGAATTGTGGGTTTGAAGAGCAGGAAGTATTGAAGAAAAAAATTTATAACAAATCTGCCTATTACTTAGTTAGATGTCCAAACTGTGGAGCCGTAAGAGAGATTGTTGATAAGGTTAAGTTAAGCCAAGCAAAGTTAATTATAAGTAGATATGATATCTCAGAATCTAAAATAATTAATATCCCTGAAGATGAAACCTACAAAGTTGGAGATACAATTGAAGTTGATGGAGAAAAAATTGAGATAACAAAAATTGAAACACCTGAACCAGTAAAATCCGCTTTGGGTAAAGATATTAAATTTATTTGGGGTAAATCACTATCAATTCCAAAAAAATTGGGAATATCAGTAAATGATGGAAGTAAAACTTATGGAATATACATCTATATCCCAAATGACTTTGAATTTGAAGTAGAAAAAGTTTATAGGATAAACGATGGATTCTTTAGGTTAAAAAAGATAAAAACTGAGAAAGGAGCTGCTAAAAAATCAAAAGCTAAAGATATAAAAAGATTGTATGGAGAGGTAACAAAACCTGTAAGAAATTATGTTGATTTATCTAAGTTTTATAAAGGTGAATAATTCCCAAAACTACAATTAAATTTTTTAAGGTGAAAAGATGGCTACCGCAAGGACTGCAAGAGCAAGAAGAAAAGTAAGAAAAGTAAAAGATAAATGGAAAGAAAAAGTATGGTATGAAATTTATGCCACACCAGAATTTGGAGGAGTATTTATTGGCTACACACCAGCAAGTGACCCAAGCTTGGTTTTAGGTAGAGTTGCTGAAACAAGCTTAAGAGATTTAACAGGAGACCCAACAAAACACATGCATAGAGTATATTTCAAAATCTTTGGAGTTACTGGAAATAAGGCAATAGCTCAATATTATGGGCATGACACAACAAGAGAATTCATGAAATCACAAATCAGAAGAAGAAGAAGTAGAATTGATGCTATCGTTGATATCACAACCCAAGATGGTTACAAAATTAGAACAAAAGCAATGGTTTTAACTGCTTACAGAGCTAACACAAGACAAAAATCAGACATTAGAAAGAAAATGGAAGAAATTATAAAAACAATGGCTAAGGAAAAGACATTCCCACAATATGTTCAAGCAATGTTATTTGGAGAGATGGCTGAGAAGATAAAAGAGGAATGTAAGAAGATATTCCCAATTAAGAACGTTATTATCTACAAATCAGAAGTTTTATCATTAGCTAAGAAAGAAGAAACTGAAGGATTTGTAAAAGAAGCTGAAGAAACTGAAGAAGTTAAAGAAGACGCTCAAGAATAAATTAAATATTTAAAAACTTTTTACTGTTTATTTTTTTCTATTGCTTTTAAAACTTCTAAACCAAACAATCTTGCATAGTCAGGAGATTTTGCAGTAATTACATTACCATCAACCACAACCCCTTTGTCTTCATAAATTGCCCCTTCTTTTTTAAGCTCTTCTATAGCCTCTTGAGCAGGATATACAGTAGCTTTTTTGTTCTTTAGGATTCCTGCCTTTGCTAAAACTACTGGAGATAAGCATATTGCTGAAACAACCTTATTTTGACTGTTAAATTCTTTAACTAATTCTATTAACCTTGTATTATTCCATAAATACTCTTTTGAACCAATTCCCCCTACTATAACTATTGCATCATATTCATTAGCATTTACATCATAGATAGTTTTTTCAGTTGTTATTTTATTTCCCAACATCCCAACATGTTCCCCTTTTGTAGTTGAGACAACATCAACCTTTAATCCATTAGATTCAAATACAGCCATTGGTTCAAACAGCTCTTCATCTCTAAAGTCCTTTGGAGCTATAACCATTAAAACTTTTGTATTTTCCATATTTTTCCCCTCTTTATCTATACACATTGAAGACATTAAAGCTAATATTATAGATATTAGTATCACTGCTAATCTCTTCATGCTCTCACAATAATTCTTTATATCTGAACGTATATATTTAGTTATGTGAGATTATGAAAGTGGCCGTGGTATTTGATAGTGCTGGGACACTTGTAAAGATAATGAGAGTTATTAAAGATTTAAAGAAAAATAAGTTTATCTGTAATAGGCAGACAGTTGATATTGTAGATGAAAAAAAGGGTAGAGCATTAGTTATAATTAAAGAAGACCCATTAAAAGTTGTAGATAAAGAGAATCCAGAAAAGTTAATATCTGATTTATTAAAAGACGTTGAAATTGGTATCTCTTATTGTAACCCACCAATAAATAAAGAAGGAATTTTTAATGACAAAAAAACTAAGGTAAGGGAATTGCAAGAACCATTAAACATTTTAAAGAAATATGATGTAGAAACTGGATATGGTAGTGCTTTAATAGTAGATACTTACGCTGGAGAAGTTGAATATACAATAGCAACTGCTGGTTGTTTGTTTAAAGAAGTTAAAGAAACAATTAAACAATTAAAAGATTTAGGGGTTAAGGTTTTTATCGCTTCTGGAGATAGAAAAGGGTTTATAAAAAGGTTGGCTGAACTTACAGGAGTTAATGAGAAATACATAATGGCTGAGGCTCATCAAGAGCAAAAGAGGGATTTAATCATCAATCTAAAAAAAGAAGGATACTTTACAATAATGGTTGGAGATGGAGCTAATGATGTTCCAGCAATGATTGAAAGTAATTTAGCAGTAGTGACATTACAAAATGGAAATGTTTCAAGGAAAGCTCTCGAAACTGCTGATATAAAGATTTATAACATAAAAGAAATAGTTGATGTCTGTAAAAAAGTGATTAGTGGAGAGATTAAAGGTAAAAGAGCGAGTTAAAAATTATATATTAAAATTGAATAACTAAATATTTAAATGACATTTATCACATGGAAATTCTTTTCTTTTTAATTTAAAGCTTTTTAAGAGCTTATTTTTCAATTTTAAAGATTTTTAGAGAATTTCTAAGGGTCACTTATTTTAATTATTTTAAATATTTAAATTAATTAAATTATTGAGATTCTTAAAAGATTTTAAATAATTATTTTTAAATCAAAATTTCCCCAATAAATATTAAAGATTAAAAAATTTTAAAACTTTTTAAGATAGAAAATTAGAAAATAAAACCTAATTAAAAACTTCGAGGGTTTATAAATAAAAGGGGGTATTAACCCTTCGAAAATTATGGTATGAAAAAGCTTAAATATTAGAAGAGATAACATACAAAATAAGCAAAATATTGCCCTGTTAAAATCAGACCGTTACGGTATGGAAACTTCAGCACCGCACCAACAACAAGAAATAACTACAAAAAAATCGTTAAAATCAGACCGTTACGGTATGGAAACCTCGTTAACGTTCCATTTCCTATTATTGGTGTAAAAAGTGCTGTTAAAATCAGACCGTTACGGTATGGAAACAAAGTTACAGCAATTGAGACCAATGTTTCAGCAAATGTTAAAATCAGACCGTTACGGTATGGAAACGAATATGAGAATATTGAAATAAAAAAACCTGTGCTTTGTTAAAATCAGACCGTTACGGTATGGAAACAATGTACTCGCAACATCTGCGCCGTCTATGTATGTGAGTAGTTAAAATCAGACCGTTACGGTATGGAAACTTCGGCAGGGATATAATAATATAATATACACATTGCGTTAAAATCAGACCGTTACGGTATGGAAACGCCCCTATTGGGTGATACTGTGGGTCAGCAAATAGCCGTATAGTTAAAATCAGACCGTTTCGGTATGGAAACCTTTTTTAAGTTTATTGCTAAGAGAACATAAGATTTTGTTTTTACTATTATAAATCCATATATCTAAAACTATAATAACAAAATTTAAAACTCTCAACCCATATATCTCTTTTTGGTGAGAAGTGTGATAATAGAAATTGAAGGAATTAAACTAAAACTACATCCAGAAGTATATGAGCCAGCTGAAGATTCTATTTTATTATTAAAAAATCTTGTTGATGTTAAAAATAAAGAGGTTTTAGAAATAGGTGTTGGAACTGGATTAATCTCAATTGCTTGTGCAAAAAAAGGGGCTAAAAAAGTAGTAGGAGTTGATATAAATCCCTATGCTGTAAAATTGGCAAAAGAAAACGCTGAACTAAACAATGTTGATGTTTTATTTTTTGAAAGTGATTTATTTGAAAATGTTACTGGAAAGTTTGATGTTATTCTCTTTAACCCCCCTTATTTACCAACATCTGAAGATGATAAAATAGACAGCTATTTAAATTATGCCTTTGATGGAGGTAAAAATGGTAGAGAAATTTTAGATAGATTTATTTATGATTTGCCAAATTATTTAAAAAAAGGCGGTGTAGCTCAAATACTACAGAGTTCATTAACTGGAGAAGAAGAAACATTAAATAAGTTAAAATCTCTTGGTTTTAAGGTTGAAAAAGTTGCCTCATTAAAAATTCCTTTTGAAGAACTTATGGTCATAAACGCTTGGAGGTTATAAGATGAAAGCTAAAGAAATTATAGAGTTTATTGAAAGTTTTGCACCAAAAGATTTAGCTATTGAGGGAGATAATGTTGGATTGCAGGTTGGGGATGATTTAAATAGAGAGGTAAAAAAGTTAGGAATTGCTTTAGATCCATCATTATCAGTTATTAAAAAAGCAGAAAAAGAGGGTGTAGATTTTTTATTTACCCACCACCCATTATTAAAAGACCCGATAAGAAACTTCACTGGTGTTATTTACAAAAAATTAAAGATATTGATGGAAAATAACATTATTTTATACTCTGCCCATACAAACTTAGATATCTGTAAAAATGGATTGAATGATGCTTTAACTGAAGTTTATAATTTAGAAAATGCCCAACCTCTATATGATAATGGACTTGGAAGGGTTGGGATTTTTAAGGGAAGTTTTGAAGAATTTTTAGAAATAACAAAAAAATATATTCATAAAAATCCTATTGTTGTTAAAAGTAAAGAAGTAAAGGATAACTTTAAATTAGCTGTTTTATCTGGTTATGGTTTATCTCAATCATCCATAAAGTATGTTGCTGAAAGAGCTGATGTCTATCTTTCAGGAGATTTAACTCATCACTCAAAAATTTTAGCTGAAGAACTTGGTTTAGTTGTTGTTGATGCTACACACTACTCAACTGAGGTCTTTGGATTAAAAAAATTTAAAAAATTTTTATCTTCAAATTTAGATTTAGAGATAGTTAGCTTAGATTTTTAAATTTTTAATATAATTTAATGTTAATTTCATATTCCACATTGTATGGCTTAGAATCCAGAATTTCCATTACTCTTTTCTTTATAGGTTCAATTTTTATAGGTTTTTTAATAATTCCCAAAGATTTTTTCTGTATTATTATAATGTCACATGTGCAGATATACTTTTTATCACTTCTTTTAATTTTAATTTTTAAAGCATAATCTTCAATTAAATCTTGGTCTTTTAAAATTGACAACACATTTTTATCCAGCTCATTTTCAATTGAATGCTCTATATCCTTTATTTCATCTTCTGTGAATATATCATCTCCATAATCACCAAAAGTTTTTCTTATTATATTTTCTATAAAATCTTCATCCGGCTCTTTAATTCCCAGCTGTTTTAAAAGTTCTTCTCTTGATAATACCCCACTTTCAACGTTTATATCCATGCCATTGGTTTTTGAATATTTCTTTTTCTTTTGAATTTTTGGAATTGTTTCTACAACATCATATATAATTATTTTTTCATTGCCATTTTCTGATTTTAATATATCAAGTAAATCTTGTATAGCATTATCAATTTTGTTTTCATCTACAATAGCTTCAATCTTTGTAAATTCTCCCAGCGTTTCTGTTTCGTATATCTGCCCCCTATACTCAACAACCACCTTATTTCCTTTTTTCACTTTTATGTTTGAAACTAAATACTCATCTATAATTGCATATCTTTTCAGAATATTCAAACAATGCAAAATTTTTTCTTGGGGTAGTGTTACTTCTATTTTTTTCATTCCACCACCATACTAATAATATTACGGAAGGAAATTTCCTTCTGTCTTAGGGTATTATATACCGAACCCCTATAAAAAGATAACTTATTGAAAATAAGCATTAGAATAAAAATTTCCAGCTATTTGTTATACACTTTAAAATAACTGGAAAGTTTTATATAGTATTTAAAATTCATAAATTATTAATTTATTAAATTTTAAATAGTATCAAAGTTTAATAAATTTTTATTAAAATAAATTTAGCGTGAGAATATGCCAATCTTCTACGTGCTTGGGAAAAAGGGGACGATAGAGATTCTATACAAAATTAAAGAGGGAGTAAATTCTTTCACGAGCATAAAAAATGCTTTAGATATAGAAGGTTGCGGAGTAAGCACGAGAACGTTAGCAGAGAGATTAAATGAATTAGAAGAGGAAAATTTAATACAAAAAGATGGAAGTAAATATTATTTAACAAAGAAAGGACAAGAGGCGATAGAAATTATTGAAAATATTATGAAATGGGAGGCTAAGTGGAAAGAAGCAAAGATTCCAAAAATTATAATAGGAATGCTTGGTGATAAAGAGAGATAACTATTTTAATTTACACCTCCGAGCGTAAGCGAGGAGGTGTTAGTTTTGATGAAACTTTCTTAAAGTTTCAAAGAGAGATAATGGGTGAACACAATGAAAGTAATCACATTTTCAATTGCAAAAGGAGGTACTGGAAAAACAATTGTTACTGCAAATGTTGCAGCAGCTTTAGCCAAGAAAGGTAAAAAAATTTTATTAATTGATGGAGATATTGGTTCAAAATCATTATCTCATCTTTTAAATGTAAAATCAAATATATTTTTAGCAGATGTTGTAGAAAAAGAGCGTCCAATAAAAGACGCTATTGTTAACACTCCAATTGAAAATATTGAGCTATTAGCAGTTGGAAAATCGCTCGCCGATTATCTAAAATTCGATGTAGATATCTTAAAAAAATTTAAGGAGTTAGGAGATTACGATTATATATTTATAGACGCCCCATCAACATCAAGTGGTGTTGAAACCTACTTAGCTTTAGGTTTTTCTGATTACTTTGTCCCAGTTTTAGATTACACTGCCTTTGGCCCAAGTTTGCAGGGGGCTATAAATACAATAGTCATTGGAAAGAACTATTTAGAGAGCATACCTGCGGGATTTATAATAAATAAAGCTGAAGATTTACCAGAAAGTGTAATTAATGATGTTAAAAAAATCTTAGGATTAGAATGTATATCTATAATCCATAAAAATTCTCTTGTAGAACAATCTTATGCAAAAAAAGAAATTGTTTATTTAAAATCTTCAGATAAGAAATTTGTTGAAGAAATTGACAAAATTGTTGACGCTTTAGAAAGATTAAAAGAAATAAAAGAGAGAGATATTCCAAAAGTTATTGAAAAGATAAAAGAAAGTACTTTACTATAATAAAGTATATTACAGGAATACCATATTTCTTCATTTCCTCTTTATTTCCTCTTTATTGTCATTTAACACCATCACTTCTACAAGCGTTTTTAAAACTTCTTTCTGTTCTTCTTCTGATGGTATCTTGACATTATATTTTTTTAATAGCTCTTCATCTACGTTTAATACATTTTTACACTTTATTTTTACTTCTTCATCAATATAACTCCTCAATAATTTTTCCCTTAATTTTGTAGCATTTTTTAAGAAACATTTACTAATTTCCACTGCAAAAATTACAAAAAACGCCCCCATTAATGTCATTATTAACCTTTCCTTAATAGAGAGAGGTATTGCCATAATGTAATCTTCTACTTTTAGATTTAAATATAAAATCCCTAAAATCGAGCCATATAAGTGGTCTATCATCACCGATGTAAATGATAAAATTAAAGCCCCCAATATAATCTTTTTACAATCTTTGTTAAATAATAATTTGTTTATTTTCTCTCTAAAAATGATAATGAGCAATAAAGCAAGAATCGAAAGAGACGGATAATAAAAAGCCACTCTACCAACATCTGTTAAATAAAATATTAATAAACCTATAGCCAAAATTATAGCCGAATACTTCCATTTTCCTTCAGATAATACTCCCGCAGATATAACCGCCAATGCTGGTGGAATTAAAGAATATATCCCAAAATAAAATGCTTTTGAATTTAAAAAGAAGTAGATTAACATTACCAACACTACTGCAAAAAATCCGTAAATTGGTCCCAATAAAAGACCACACACAGCCGATAAACTTGGATATGCATTTATTTTATGGCTTGAACCTATCATCTCAAATTTAAGAAATGGGATAAATATAAATATAAAAGCAACTGTCCAAATAAATATTAAAAATAGAGCTCTTTTATCTTTTCTAATAAATTTAAATATATTCATAACAATCCCTATTAATATCAATTATAAGTGAAAGATTGCCATTTTTGTCTTTTATTTTATAAATACATTTCTATTTTATTTTTAACCATTCTAAATTATATACATTATACTTTATAAAATATTACCTATTACTAAAATTTTTTGCCCTAAAATTTTTCTTAGGTGTTATAGATGATTGATATTCTTAAAAATATAAAAGTAAAGGATATAATGACCAAAAATGTCATAACTGCAAAAAAGGATGAGGGT is from Methanocaldococcus bathoardescens and encodes:
- a CDS encoding 50S ribosomal protein L15e translates to MGIYKYIRDAWKRPKESYVRQLLWERLQQWRREPAVVRIERPTRLDRARALGYKPKQGIIVVRVRVRRGGLRKPRPKNSKKPATLGVNKITMGKSIQRIAEERAARRYPNMEVLNSYWVGEDGKHKWYEVILVDPYHPAIKADPQLNWLCTGKHRGRAFRGLTSAGKKGRGLRNKGIGAEKVRPSIRAHGRRGK
- the rpsB gene encoding 30S ribosomal protein S2, with the translated sequence MSEKELLVPLDTYLASGIHIGTQQKTKDMEKFIYRVRSDGLYVLDVRKTDERLRIAAKFLARYEPEDILAVSRRIYTMGPLEEFGKYTGIRTIPGRFVPGTLTNPAYKGFMEPEVVFISDPRVDRQALKEATEIGVPIIGLCDTEHLTSFIDLVIPTNNKGKKAVALIYYLLTREYLKNRGVITDDTKLPFTYEEFLEKAANPKYRIIIQPKDKRRRRRRRK
- a CDS encoding HVO_0476 family zinc finger protein, which produces MTEKLYIECENCGFEEQEVLKKKIYNKSAYYLVRCPNCGAVREIVDKVKLSQAKLIISRYDISESKIINIPEDETYKVGDTIEVDGEKIEITKIETPEPVKSALGKDIKFIWGKSLSIPKKLGISVNDGSKTYGIYIYIPNDFEFEVEKVYRINDGFFRLKKIKTEKGAAKKSKAKDIKRLYGEVTKPVRNYVDLSKFYKGE
- a CDS encoding 30S ribosomal protein S3ae, which gives rise to MATARTARARRKVRKVKDKWKEKVWYEIYATPEFGGVFIGYTPASDPSLVLGRVAETSLRDLTGDPTKHMHRVYFKIFGVTGNKAIAQYYGHDTTREFMKSQIRRRRSRIDAIVDITTQDGYKIRTKAMVLTAYRANTRQKSDIRKKMEEIIKTMAKEKTFPQYVQAMLFGEMAEKIKEECKKIFPIKNVIIYKSEVLSLAKKEETEGFVKEAEETEEVKEDAQE
- a CDS encoding DJ-1/PfpI/YhbO family deglycase/protease, which gives rise to MKRLAVILISIILALMSSMCIDKEGKNMENTKVLMVIAPKDFRDEELFEPMAVFESNGLKVDVVSTTKGEHVGMLGNKITTEKTIYDVNANEYDAIVIVGGIGSKEYLWNNTRLIELVKEFNSQNKVVSAICLSPVVLAKAGILKNKKATVYPAQEAIEELKKEGAIYEDKGVVVDGNVITAKSPDYARLFGLEVLKAIEKNKQ
- a CDS encoding HAD family hydrolase codes for the protein MKVAVVFDSAGTLVKIMRVIKDLKKNKFICNRQTVDIVDEKKGRALVIIKEDPLKVVDKENPEKLISDLLKDVEIGISYCNPPINKEGIFNDKKTKVRELQEPLNILKKYDVETGYGSALIVDTYAGEVEYTIATAGCLFKEVKETIKQLKDLGVKVFIASGDRKGFIKRLAELTGVNEKYIMAEAHQEQKRDLIINLKKEGYFTIMVGDGANDVPAMIESNLAVVTLQNGNVSRKALETADIKIYNIKEIVDVCKKVISGEIKGKRAS
- a CDS encoding HemK2/MTQ2 family protein methyltransferase translates to MIIEIEGIKLKLHPEVYEPAEDSILLLKNLVDVKNKEVLEIGVGTGLISIACAKKGAKKVVGVDINPYAVKLAKENAELNNVDVLFFESDLFENVTGKFDVILFNPPYLPTSEDDKIDSYLNYAFDGGKNGREILDRFIYDLPNYLKKGGVAQILQSSLTGEEETLNKLKSLGFKVEKVASLKIPFEELMVINAWRL
- a CDS encoding Nif3-like dinuclear metal center hexameric protein, coding for MKAKEIIEFIESFAPKDLAIEGDNVGLQVGDDLNREVKKLGIALDPSLSVIKKAEKEGVDFLFTHHPLLKDPIRNFTGVIYKKLKILMENNIILYSAHTNLDICKNGLNDALTEVYNLENAQPLYDNGLGRVGIFKGSFEEFLEITKKYIHKNPIVVKSKEVKDNFKLAVLSGYGLSQSSIKYVAERADVYLSGDLTHHSKILAEELGLVVVDATHYSTEVFGLKKFKKFLSSNLDLEIVSLDF
- a CDS encoding DUF2226 domain-containing protein; protein product: MKKIEVTLPQEKILHCLNILKRYAIIDEYLVSNIKVKKGNKVVVEYRGQIYETETLGEFTKIEAIVDENKIDNAIQDLLDILKSENGNEKIIIYDVVETIPKIQKKKKYSKTNGMDINVESGVLSREELLKQLGIKEPDEDFIENIIRKTFGDYGDDIFTEDEIKDIEHSIENELDKNVLSILKDQDLIEDYALKIKIKRSDKKYICTCDIIIIQKKSLGIIKKPIKIEPIKKRVMEILDSKPYNVEYEINIKLY
- a CDS encoding winged helix-turn-helix transcriptional regulator, whose protein sequence is MPIFYVLGKKGTIEILYKIKEGVNSFTSIKNALDIEGCGVSTRTLAERLNELEEENLIQKDGSKYYLTKKGQEAIEIIENIMKWEAKWKEAKIPKIIIGMLGDKER
- a CDS encoding ParA family protein — its product is MKVITFSIAKGGTGKTIVTANVAAALAKKGKKILLIDGDIGSKSLSHLLNVKSNIFLADVVEKERPIKDAIVNTPIENIELLAVGKSLADYLKFDVDILKKFKELGDYDYIFIDAPSTSSGVETYLALGFSDYFVPVLDYTAFGPSLQGAINTIVIGKNYLESIPAGFIINKAEDLPESVINDVKKILGLECISIIHKNSLVEQSYAKKEIVYLKSSDKKFVEEIDKIVDALERLKEIKERDIPKVIEKIKESTLL